A window of Deltaproteobacteria bacterium genomic DNA:
CTTTACCTTGTGCAAAGTCGGACAGACCATACACGGATCCGATCTTTTCAAGAGCTGAGTCTAGGTTGTCTGATTCATCAAGATCGACTTGGTAGCCCAGTGCGTTTGTAACATCACACTGCATATCTAGACCAATAATGCACACCTTCTGATTATGAAGGGCTGCCAATCTACCAAGATTTAGCGCCAAAGTACTTTTAAGAACGCCGCCTTTTGTCGTGAATACAGCAACTACCATTGAGCCGCTAAGAGGTTTCATGAATCCGTAGCGCTCGCCAATAAGTGGCAAGTCGGCAATAGTCCAATTTCGACGAGGGTTACTTTTACCTCCCTCTCTTGAGGCTGCTGGAATCAAGCCAGTATTTTCAGCCTTGATGACAGCTTGTCGGGATACGTCGGCACCGAAGATTTTAAGTACCTTTTGAATCGTATACTTATTGGATTCCATAAACGGCCTCATCAAAAAAGTTCCAGCGCACATCGTTTACATTGATGCTAAATAGTATCATAAAAAAGTCAACCAGCAACTGACGACTCATGTTACCACCTTGTGTGCACGGAAGCTGATAATTGACCTCCGACCTAGGCGTGACTAAAGGCTCTGACAACTTCTGGTTTGTTTTTTAAAAAACCAATATATTACAATATGTTGCGGCAATTTTCTTGTATCAAAAAAATTTTTGCTAAAGTATTTATGGTAAATACCGATAATATTAAAAGTGGAAACCAGCAATGGCGGGTTATGATTGGCATGACGAAAAGAACAAAGAAAACATCAAAAAGCACAGAGTCAGCTTCGAAGAAGCGATCACGGTCTTCAGCGATCCGTTCCTCCGAATCGCCGGTGATCGCAGCGAAGACTACCCAGAAGACCGCTTCATCGCGGTTGGACAAAGTGGTTCAGGACTCAACCTTTTCGTCGTCTTCTGCGAGCG
This region includes:
- a CDS encoding BrnT family toxin, which gives rise to MAGYDWHDEKNKENIKKHRVSFEEAITVFSDPFLRIAGDRSEDYPEDRFIAVGQSGSGLNLFVVFCERKIEEEEVIWIISARKQTPKEKRTLAGLRLR